In one Sphingobium indicum B90A genomic region, the following are encoded:
- a CDS encoding phospholipase D-like domain-containing protein — MSGPREGEDCWRIARALKASVIVDADAYFRHARAAMMKAKRRIMLIGWDFDAAITLIREDEASDGGPTVIGDFISWLVERTPELEIFLLRWDVGAMKSMARPSNLFTTVRWMVNPRITVKLDGHHPTAASHHQKIVVIDDCFAFCGGIDMTGDRWDTRHHRDGEPWRRHPDGSPYGPWHDATTALQGPVAAALGQHARARWKGAGGGELPPVEGQQDCWPDALPVQFEDVDIAISRSAPEMEDQEPLIEIERLYVNQIAAARRHIYAESQYFASRRIAEAIAARLAEEDGPEIVIVNPEQADGWLEQQAMDTARARLFEALKARDVHGRFRLYHPFTARGEPIYVHAKILIVDDRVLRVGSSNMNNRSMRLDTECDVTIDAALPANAGREDAIRAIRDDLIAEHLDLPVERVAAVIAEQGLIAAIEQLRDRPGRTLRPYVTPDLNGVQAWLADNEALDPEGPGEMLEPITERGLFRRMRGWMEGG; from the coding sequence ATGAGCGGCCCGCGCGAGGGGGAGGATTGCTGGCGGATCGCGCGAGCGCTGAAGGCCAGCGTGATCGTCGATGCGGACGCCTATTTCCGCCATGCCCGCGCCGCGATGATGAAGGCGAAGCGGCGGATCATGCTGATCGGCTGGGATTTCGACGCCGCCATCACGCTGATCCGCGAGGATGAGGCGAGCGACGGCGGGCCGACAGTGATCGGGGACTTCATAAGCTGGCTGGTGGAGCGGACGCCGGAGCTGGAAATCTTCCTGCTGCGCTGGGACGTGGGGGCGATGAAGTCGATGGCGCGGCCGTCCAACCTGTTCACCACGGTCCGCTGGATGGTCAATCCGCGGATCACGGTGAAGCTGGACGGCCATCACCCGACCGCCGCCTCCCACCATCAGAAGATCGTGGTGATCGACGATTGCTTCGCCTTTTGCGGCGGGATCGACATGACCGGCGACCGCTGGGACACGCGGCATCACCGCGACGGGGAACCGTGGCGGCGGCATCCGGACGGATCGCCCTATGGTCCCTGGCATGATGCGACCACGGCCTTGCAGGGCCCCGTGGCGGCGGCGCTGGGGCAACATGCGCGGGCGCGGTGGAAGGGCGCGGGCGGCGGGGAACTGCCGCCGGTCGAAGGCCAGCAGGATTGCTGGCCCGATGCGCTGCCGGTGCAGTTCGAGGATGTGGACATCGCCATATCCCGTTCCGCGCCGGAGATGGAGGATCAGGAACCGCTGATCGAGATCGAGCGGCTCTATGTGAACCAGATCGCGGCGGCGCGGCGCCATATCTACGCGGAGAGCCAATATTTCGCCTCCCGCCGCATTGCAGAGGCGATCGCGGCGCGGCTGGCGGAAGAGGACGGGCCGGAAATCGTCATCGTCAATCCGGAGCAGGCCGACGGCTGGCTGGAGCAGCAGGCGATGGACACGGCCCGCGCCCGGCTGTTCGAGGCGCTGAAGGCGCGGGACGTCCATGGCCGGTTCCGGCTCTATCATCCCTTCACGGCGCGGGGGGAGCCGATCTATGTCCATGCCAAGATATTGATCGTCGACGACCGGGTGCTGCGCGTCGGATCGTCCAACATGAATAACCGATCGATGCGGCTCGACACCGAATGCGACGTGACGATCGACGCGGCGCTGCCCGCCAATGCAGGGCGGGAAGATGCGATCCGCGCCATTCGCGACGATCTGATCGCGGAGCATCTCGACCTGCCGGTCGAGCGGGTGGCGGCGGTGATTGCCGAACAGGGGCTGATCGCCGCCATCGAACAGCTGCGCGACAGGCCGGGACGGACCTTGCGGCCCTATGTGACGCCGGATCTGAACGGCGTGCAGGCATGGCTGGCGGACAATGAGGCGCTCGATCCGGAAGGACCGGGCGAAATGCTGGAGCCGATAACAGAGCGCGGCCTGTTCCGCCGGATGCGCGGGTGGATGGAGGGGGGATAG